ATCTACCCTACTGTGCACTTGACTATTAGAAATAGACTGAGTTTGTCAGTACCATGTAATCAATGTAaatcagaattacattttcatgtCTTTCTTTAACACAATGCAGCgtgtttttttacagaatttcAGCAGTATTGCGGGTGCAATCTatctgcaattagatttgaacaatcatctacaagttagaaaacaaaagtatggatctgattggttgctatgggcaacatcaccagtgattttgGCTTTTACACTatactaaatatgccccttagttgcTTACACTGCaaatttcacatgataaaccaatAATGCCACAAATTAGCACCATGTTGCCTGACATTGATTTGTATGGCAGCTGCCTGTCACCagaatcagtctaaaggtggccatacactatagtTTGCCAAACGAGGGAATCTTTCCACCCATATGCCCAACTAAGGTGGGCTATATTAcagtaatctgatcatttggccctcagtTCAAGTGATCAAATTACAACAATAGGAATAGCAAACATTGGAGCAAGGGCCACTAATGTGATCCCCGATCagatgggaaaatcaaatctgcctgtTTTTCTCGGCTGAAATCAGTTGTCAGTCTATGGCAGCCCAAGTGGTAGGAAGTGTTTCTCTGCCACTGGAGCAAATGCTTTGTGTGCCATGAGCCTTAGGCTGCACTGAAACTACAGGCTGCAGGGCAGTATAATATGTCTAACCAGTCTTTCACAGGAATCAGCATGAATATAAAGAGAAGGATGCTTTAAGCATAGAAGTATAAAACTAATGTTTAGCTTTTACTACTGCGTAGATCCTACTGGCATCACTATTAGAATGGCTCCTCCAAGGTCTGTAAATCATTTATACAACATTTATTCTCAATATGTGATGAAATTGTCTGACGTTAATGTTTTCTTAAGGTTCTTTCAGGGAAACTACAAGGTACAATAAATTATAttacttttagtttagtttattCAGCAGAAGTAAATTGTGCAACAGGTACTAAATATCTTGTGTTTTCCCTTTTTTATCATCTGCAGTTGGGATAATGGTCATATCCATGCGCATCAGCCTTAAGCATGAGTCCAAGAAGCCCAACTTTAAGAAAAAATTGCATTATGACCAGTCACTTTGAATGATACATATTCTCCCAAGGTCCACGTGCACCCAGCATGGCCCTATCACATGAGGCTGGCtcacattaaagggacactaacatAAAAATGGCAGcactataaatgtttttttaaaaagtcaactAACAGTTGGGCTAGTTTGGGCATTCCTGGATCCTATCAGTTACAAGGAACCTCAGTCAATCAGTAGAGATACATTTCTCGCAGTTGCAGTAACAATTTGTGCAAGGAGCAACTTCAGGAACTGTACAAATGAGCACCGAGGCACAGAGTACAGCTGGAATGATGctgccacacataggggctgatttactaacccacgaatttgaatccgaattggaaaaattctgattggaaaacgaacattttgcgactttttcgtattttttgcaattttttcggcgccttttcggaaattatcgcgactttttcgttaccaatatgatttgcgcgaaaaaacgcgagtttttcgtagccatttacGAAAAAGTAATGAACTGTTTCCAACTTATATAGTATTTCCAACGTAAATATAGTATAGGTATCATAAGAGGCAAACTTGTTCGTCCCACTAGATGGTAGCAACATAAAGCTGCACTGTGTGTCAAACAGAGCAACATAACTACTTAAATGTCCATGATGGATAAAATATGTACACTTCTGGGTATATATAAGAATAAGGCTGTATCCCCCATGTgtaatttgttgctatgggcaaacttagtgccttttattacataaccccccaatGAGCATAAGAGTAGTTTAGGTATTTCCAAGAAAACCCTTGTAGCCAAACACTTCCTTGAGAAAACATAGAACAAAGCTTAACTATAGTGGTGGGTTCTGGAAAAACAAAAGAGCCAGAAATTAAATTTCTAAGATGTTGTTAAGAAGGAGGAGCTATTGGATATGGAAACTAAAGATCTTAGACCTTAGGGTATCAATGAGAAATATAATTGTGCTTGTTTCTCAATGATGAATCCCCCTGTTTCTGCCTCAGGGCTTTACTTAATGAAAGATTGGCGGCAACTTAGACACAGTGTACAGTTATAATGAGATATCCAGCTGCTTGGAGAGGTAATGTTCTGAACTCAATTATCTGTTGCTACACACCGTGTACTGATAGTTATCTATTAAATTGCCTGTTGCTACAAATATTATGTACTATGTAAATATTAAGGTAGTTATTTGGTATAGGTTGATATATCGATCTTTGTTCACACATCATGGGTTTCAACACAATTACTGACACACAAGGGGCAATTTACAATGCaggacacagtgtgcaaagtgcctaAAAGTTCACAATCTGCcagtttattttttcatttgcacACTGCTTCTTTTATTGTGTAACTAGCCTCAAAGACCTGCGGTATGGCCCTTGAATCGATCCAAGAGGGGCAGGTGGGGGAAGGCACAGAGGTACCCTCCAACTTGTGCGTCATTAGGACCTTACTGCAACCCGGTCAGGGCTACTGCACTTCCTGATATTGCTCCTTGCACCAAGCAAGCTTTATATCTGAAACACTaagcctttaataaatatgctatcTTGCCTTGCACCTTCCTTGCCTTGCACCTTCCttgcctagggccaaacgatcaactTAGCTGATATTTCCCACCCATAGGTGATCATTTTGTGAGAAGACCTGCTTTATGACCTCTCCAAGTGAgcaaatcttcccgtgtatggccatctttaggtgCAGTTCATACTGCTAAAATTCACAGAGCCTTATTTGGACCAATAACATCACGCAGGCTTGGAGGGCGCGTCAGTGAGCACCAAAATCCCATCTGCATGCCCAAAATAACACaataacactatggggcccattcactaaaggtcgataacgcttatcgcattattttttgcttaaaaaagaacgcaataattaagtcccgattcatcaaagtcattttgcatgcgttaaggcgcatatcacatgcacaaaaaaacgcatatcgcatgcgttatttacctcgcattgcgttaattctcacatagaaataatacgcatgattcacaaacacatatgaagcactaaacatgctaaatatcgcattagtgtgtgcaaagattaacacctacttggggcaggcggtacttaaagaaaattgtggttcgtgagcttttggcaacacaatatggactttgcagtgggatttattcaagtctgtgttggccccagagtgatgcagccgccagtttgcagggaaatgggcattttcagaaaagtagttttccgaaagtaatggttacgtgcgtaaaattgtgcgctaatatagcaagcgctgaaatatattgcgtgcagcggggaaataacgcaagaaaaacactcatcgcgagttaaataacgcaaagaacattgcatcttaattatgacgcctgtccttttagtgaattgcaaaaaataagaagcgataaaaaattttaacgcatgctataaatagcgttcATTTTATGTGACTCAACCCCTATAAGTTTTAAATCTCTAGCATAGAAAAagccagcattattattattattaaaaatgcatgGCGGATAGTCACTCTTTTTttgcacttgtatgtatgtatatctttatttataaagcgctacttatgtacgcagctctgtacggtagaatacattaatacaaacggggttattaaaataataatagataaatacaaactaAAAAGGGAAGTTTTAGAACAAACTTCAAGTTGGGTTGAAATCTGATCTTttgttgactccacccactttttctaaccttggcccacagttatatagtaaaaagcactgtgcaaagtttggggaccctggttttaatagtgtctgaatggcagcaacttaaatttccccactgaaaatcaacaagtgactgccccgtagagcttacaatctatatgggagggtaaattacagacacaagtaggcaaatataagggctttaggtcacagtgggtgacattacaatatcaGGTGcggtgcgagtgctccaaaaggcagtctttaagtttagttttaaaaagactgagggaggattctctccagaggaaatcggggagggcattcccaatgtaaggggcagcaaggcagaaaggttgaAGGTGGAAAACAGCAGTAGTAGAGGGGGGTGCAaacaagcgattgctctgcgaggaacgaaggagtcggccaggaacgtacggagacacaagggaagagatgtagtgaggaacagaggaatggagggctttgaaggttaggagaaggagtttgtaagattttctttgtttaataggaagccacaattCAGTTTGAattggcgttggttcatccaattggagatagccaggaggcagttagagatttgagtctcagtttcgactgttaacgaaggggtcgacaaataaatttggatataatcagcatacagatgatatttaaagccgaatGAACATTTGGAAGTGAAATCAATTACAGTAGTTCATTgagatatttaaaaaaaggagacCCCCTATGGATGAATTACAGCACATTCAATctcattgctttatatgtttcatATTGTAAAGTGTGTTTTTTGCAGCAATATTTTAGGGCAGTGATGCAGctgcttttgtttgtttcttaATTGTTTGTTCTcaccatgtctgtgtgggtttccaccAAGTACTCTGCTTTTCTCCCACACCCAAAACACACAGACAGTTCAACTGGTGCCTAATAAAAACTGACCctgctgtgtgtaaatgtgacagAAACCATAAACTTTAATTTCCTCTGGGGatgagactgatgtgaatgatgtaaaaccaatgtaaagcactgtggaaatgtgtcagtgctacagaaatacctgaaaataaataaaaacataagaaTATGAGACATCCAGCCATGTCAGTAAGGCCATGGACAGTGTAGCACCTAAATGCACAGACAAAGAATTTGCAATATCGGGTTTGTTAATGATCTAGTATATTCCTCATGACATATGTaaacacttgtgcctaaagaattctATTGTTCTTTGCTTTATTATAGAAATAGCATTTGTTACTTCTGTACTGATAATGTAGGTGCCACAATATCAGTTTGGTGTCTCCATAGTAACAACTGCcactgtgatgtcatcagttaaatTACTTCCTGTTGTTCAGTAAAAGCTTAGTGACCAGTTCTGTgctgcattgtgatgtcatcactttACATGACAGTGTAGTGTAGTTCAGCAGTCAGTTTGGAGATGACAAGGGCAGTGATGGAGCTGCTCTTGTTTTTTCTAAGCTTTCTACTACTTTTTCAAGAATTTCAGACATCAAGACATTTCAGTAAGTATTTATGGGAGGAATAGGCCATGGGCAATGTAGAACCTGTATTATTAGATAAAGATATAACAGAATCTGCTGTATAAAATGTTGTCATAATCAGGTTTATGGCCTATAGGACATCTAAAAACAATACTACCTGGAGAATAGTCATGAataagaaaatctttaaaaagggTAGTCCATAGACAGTATAGAATAGTGTTTTAGATGTATAGTAGAACTACAGTTTTATGGCCCTGAGTTTTGTTTTCCTAgaatttatatcattttaatgcaaaataatgTGTGAACACTAAAAATACATAAACTACTTTAGCAAAAGCTATCCTAATCTCTTATGTAATCCAAAATCCACTTTGTATTTGGTATGGATAATTCTTGGAATGTAGTTCTTCTGACCATGGCATGATATACATTAATCTCATTTCTTTTTCCCTCCATCAGATTGTGGAAATCGACCTTTATATAATACTTTATCACCTGAGTCCCAAAATCAAAAGGAATTAAATGTAGAGAAGGGAGAGTGGCCCTGGGTAGCCAGCATCCAGCGATTGGACATGAATACCTATGAACACATCTGCGCAGGGACCGTCCTGAACAACCAGTGGATTTTTACAGCTGCCCACTGTTTCAAGCATCTCAATGGGTAAAAATCTATTCATGTTATATTTCAGTAGATAATGAAAGATAATTGAATTTTTAAGTAGATAATTAAAAAAGGAAGGTTTTTTCTTTAATGGAATAGTACTGTGCAGAACTGTGAACAAGCAGTTTATTTCTGCTTGGGGAATATTGGGTATCAATATCAAAAACTAGTAATGATCTTAGATTGTACAGCAAGTGTCTATAATATGGcatttttgtaatattcttttattttctattccAGAGAGAATGATATAAAGTCATTGCAAGTTGTGCTTGGGGCACACCTGCTGtcggaaaaagaaaaacatattcaaGTTCTTAACGTTCAGCAGATAATTCAGCATGAACTATATGATCCTAAAGTGGAGTATTATGATATTGCATTGGTTCAACTGAATAAACCTGTTCAACTGAATGACTACGTTCAACCAGCTTGTTTACCAATGTCGTCTGCCACACTTGAGCCCCTGACAGAGTGCTATTTGGCAGGATGGGGGGTTCGTGGTAAAGGTATCCCTCTGGCTTTTAATTATAGTCACTTTGTAACTATTTAACCATAGCTGTCTTCATATTTGTTCTAACTACCCCTCTATGTCATACTTTAAGGACTACCTTTCAATAGATTTGTCAATAGGCAGTATATTTAGACACATAGATTGTGCTGATCATTGTGTAACCTATCCTGTCTGTTTATATCTAGGCGATGAACCAGTGGCTATAATGCAAGAAGTAAAAGTTGAAAGGATTGCCAGCAAACGCTGCAACAAAACCTATTTAGGAGCTCTACAAGGATATCAGCTGTGTGCAAGCCAAAAGGCAAATATGAAAAGCTGCCAGGTACTACTTGAGTTGCATATATTAGGCTAGATTCAATGAAAAAACGTTATTTTATGATTTATCACGTGagaactttcggaatggctacgaaaaactcgcgtttttttcgcacaaatcgtattagtaacgaaaaagtcgcgacatttttcggaaaaaatcgcaaaataccgatcattacgaaaaaaaacgcaatcggacgcattcggcccgttcgtgggttagtaaatgtgccccttagagagtGATATTAGAGGGACTTTAATTCCAGAAGTAGGAGTCTCTTTGCATTTTGTAGACTTGTTGTATCTGATAGATCTGTAAAATCAAAGAAACATGCCATGCCCTCTCCTCCCAACATTCTATGATCCCTATCCTCAGTAATATACTTTTAACTGAGTAGCTGAAGTACATACCCCCTATATGTTGTAAGCACACATATGTCGTTATATATATGTTGTTGCACGCTAAAATTCTGATACTgatataatgtttttgttttccttgCTTACTCAGGGGGACAGTGCTGCACCCCTCATGTGCAAAAGAAAAACATCCACGATCTTCTCTGTGATCGGAATAGCAAGTTGGGGATCAGGCTGTAGCCAAATTAATTCCCCTGGGATTTACACCTCAACTAAGGACTTTGTAAAGTGGATGGTTGAAAGAGTCACTAGTgaggaaagaaaaagcaaaactaAGGTTAAGGAATCTGTTCTGAAAATTATCGTTCCCTTTGAAAAACCTCCTAACCCAAGTGCAAAGGAGGAAAAGAAAGTGGAATCTTCAGTCCAGAAATCTCAGAAAATTCTTTTCAGCAAAACAATGAATCTGCTAATGCAAATGACCAGTGCAAGTAAGCATTTGCAACAGTTGCCAGCTATAACCAACACTCCAGAGAGCAAACCAATTTACCAAACGCAACCTCCTGAAATTCCTGTAACTCGTATTCAGGAAATCAGATCTCTAAAGAAGCGTAAAAAACAATCTATAATGCAAAAGCACCAAGAAGTCTTATCTATTGCACCAAAACTTATAGAAACAGAGCAAAACCTTGAAGCTCCGCACCAGTCCCAGGAGGCTCAGTTTGAGCAAACAAATACTGTGCTACAACAACTTATTAGTGCTGCGCTTAAGCTAAAAGCAGGGATATTGGGACTGTTCCAAAAAACTGCAGTTTTAGCTGAGCCTGGCACTAGATGAGATATTACTATATGAAGACAGtaccagtggtgtaacaacaGAGAAGGCAGACCAACAGCTTTgagggaaatgggtgggtgggAAGGGGTTCCAATAGGAACCCAGGTGGGCACTTTTATTATCATCATTTGTGCCCCCCTCAAGCCCAGGCCTGCGCTCAGTGACTTCACATTACACCTCTGACTTTAACAAAAGAGAGTTGGCGCTCTCAACAATACAACAGCTACAAAGAGTGAGTAAAAGCACCTAGAGTGTATTTAGGTGCTTTTACCAGATATTTTGTTTACAATAATATATTaatcttatttatttttatatatattatgtataaaatatttaacaaattcatatatattatatttttatattatatattgaaataatttttgtgaaaaataaatgaatatttatttttaattgtatagttttgtctctttttttaaaaatatgccaGATAACATGTTGAGTTACAGGCAGTGGGTCACAACTTGAGTTTTGATTcagcactaaacattttttagTCTGTATTAGTTGTGTATAAGCTGCAGGAACCACATTTCTTTTTAACTATGGTGATCCAGCCACATAGAGAAAAGCTAACATATTACTGCCTGAAGTTTCTGTTGCTTACTATGTGTCTGGTTCTGGCATTTAGTCCCAGTGAGGGCCTCATTTCCATACATAGTGCAAAGTGCCATTCTCAAATGCAAATCACTATATTTATACCCACAAACAGACTTCCCTTTCAtccacccattatcaatatataggacatgtCATGGCAGCAGTATTGCCCTGGCATGGTAAATTGTTAAACCTGGCAGCATTTTACTTTGTGTCCACTGGACACCCTTAATTAACCCAATCCTCACTATCAACATCTGCTCTCAGGCtcccgcagagacccttaattaaatatgcaaccaggGACTGCGGGAAGGTGACTAATTCAGCCACCTCATCAGACCATCCATAGCCAGACATTtgttggggcaggaagctggtggcctttggtttctttgatctgttgatcaaagccaGCCAAGTGTGgacctaggaacagcaggggggtacagcatacagaaaaatatggaatacagaaagggatccatatatcctttgctttagggttcacatcctcataaatcataggtggtttatgaggaggccccatgcttcccaatgataccaaacagggactgcctatacccaccagttaggagggatagtttcgggGGACTGGGATATGAGACGCCacccatgtttggtatcattttgatcacccacatatgggttaaaacaagcccctattttcataataatattgggtactagcaagtaccaatattatatgacaagaaactggcatgagaagtagagctctctacaggggaggtCATGTGACCAGCTCcggggcactccctcctcatgcatacggtactCACTTTCAtcagattcattaagaattctactgctttgttatacatttttctagggatgcaccgaacccagttttttgggtttgtcCGAATCCCCGaatccaccctgatggattcggacaaatactgaaccaaatccgtaGCGCAAGGCAAAATCTTTttccccccctaacatttaacccttccgaatgccgaataccgaaccgaatcctggattcggtccATCCCTACATTTTTCACAGGAACTAAATTTTACCAGCAAATTGCTTGATTTCAAGGTGAAAACTCCCGATTGGTTGCACGTTTTATTGACTCCTCTGGGATCATGtttaatgatttaaaatttaGTGATAAACACAACTCTCCCTTTTTTGTtatactgcagtgatccccaaccagtggctcaggggcaacatgttgctcaccaaccccttgggtgttgctctcagtgccgccAAACCAaggagttatgtttgaattcctggcttgggttttgattgaataaaaacaaggtttcctaccaaatatattgataatggatgaaTGCAGAAGACCCTTTACCTGTATGTATGAATTGTGTagtcacaccctcattgcacccctgtttaatggtttaaaatttagttgtgagtgcaacattccctttttttgctataatttatACCCACAATTCAATGTTTTTCTCCCAGAATTACAACATTGCATGTAACATTGAGCCTGCCATAAGATGTGTGCATGTAAACACCCATAATAACCTATAACATTGttaaaaaatactgtaaatactaTTTACAAACTTGATGAGGCATTCACTGATGATGCCAAATGAAACCAGCAGCCCAAAATGGCAGTAGAATAACCATTTGTTACTACAAGCTCAAATCAGGAATCTCCATAACACTAAACACATATTGGCATGCTCTGGAGACAAAGATCCTACCAAATCACTTAAATGTTAGATAAAGAATACACTGCGCTggtaatatttaaacattaaagaagcACCAAAAAACAGTAGAAGCCATTTATAATTAGAAATAAAAGTCCAATAGTCCAAAGAAAAGTGCGCTAtgaaaataatacaggtatgtgtcccgttatccagaatgctcgggacctggggttttccagataagggatctttctgtaattcggatctcctaccttaagtcagctaaaaaaattatttaaccattaaataaacccaatagggctgttctgcccccaataaggggtaattatatcttagttgggatcaagtacaggtactgttttattattacagagaaaagggaatcatttaaccattaaataaacccaatagggctgttctgcccccaataaggggtaattatatcttagttgggatcaagtacagctactgttttattattacagagaaaagggaatcatttaaccattaaataaacccaatagggcttttctgcccccaataaggggtaattatatcttagttgggatcaagtacaggtactgttttattattacagagaaaagggaatcatttaaccattaaataaacccaatagggctgttctgcctccaataaggggtaattatatcttagttgggatcaagtacaaggtactgttttattattacagagaaaaaggaaaccacttttaaaaatgtaaattatgtgattaaaatggagtctatgggagacggtctttccgtaattcggataatgggtgtaacacttgtttggctatatttagacaaaacccaggctagtat
This sequence is a window from Xenopus tropicalis strain Nigerian chromosome 2, UCB_Xtro_10.0, whole genome shotgun sequence. Protein-coding genes within it:
- the LOC116408790 gene encoding acrosin-like isoform X1, encoding MSYFKDYLSIDLSIGSIFRHIDCADHCVTYPVCLYLGDEPVAIMQEVKVERIASKRCNKTYLGALQGYQLCASQKANMKSCQGDSAAPLMCKRKTSTIFSVIGIASWGSGCSQINSPGIYTSTKDFVKWMVERVTSEERKSKTKVKESVLKIIVPFEKPPNPSAKEEKKVESSVQKSQKILFSKTMNLLMQMTSASKHLQQLPAITNTPESKPIYQTQPPEIPVTRIQEIRSLKKRKKQSIMQKHQEVLSIAPKLIETEQNLEAPHQSQEAQFEQTNTVLQQLISAALKLKAGILGLFQKTAVLAEPGTR
- the LOC116408790 gene encoding acrosin-like isoform X2 — protein: MSSATLEPLTECYLAGWGVRGKGDEPVAIMQEVKVERIASKRCNKTYLGALQGYQLCASQKANMKSCQGDSAAPLMCKRKTSTIFSVIGIASWGSGCSQINSPGIYTSTKDFVKWMVERVTSEERKSKTKVKESVLKIIVPFEKPPNPSAKEEKKVESSVQKSQKILFSKTMNLLMQMTSASKHLQQLPAITNTPESKPIYQTQPPEIPVTRIQEIRSLKKRKKQSIMQKHQEVLSIAPKLIETEQNLEAPHQSQEAQFEQTNTVLQQLISAALKLKAGILGLFQKTAVLAEPGTR